GGCATCAAGAGTGGAGCCCTTGCTGACCGCCTGCCAACCTTGACCATTGCCGCCAAGAACCTGGCGACGGAGATGACCAACTACAACGTAGAGCAGAAGGATCTCTATGGCGAGACAGATATCACGGCAGAGCATGTACAGAACAACCGTAGTGTTCGTGGCATGTTGGGACAACGGGGCATCAGGCCTGAGTCGCTGCCTCCAGCAGAGGATATCAAGAAGGTGGAGCGTCGTGTGGCGAAGGACGAGAAGGAAATGCAGAAGGAAACTCAGAAACTGCCAAAGAAATAAAACAAGAAAAGATACATGACAGATTTACAAAAAAAATACAGTCAGGCAGACGAGAACAACCGAATACTATCTGCTTATCGTCCGCTGCCACCAGAGACACTAAAGTCGCTGCGTGAATACTATCGTGTGGGGCTGACCTATACCAGTAATGCCCTGGAGGGCAACAGCCTGACTGAATCTGAAACCAAAGTGGTTATTCCTGCTATCTTTCGTCACGAATATATCTATTCGCTCGAAACAGCTCATACCCGCCCAGAGGTGTTCACCGACTTCATTGCCGACCGTGTGATAGCCACCCAACTCGACCTGCTAAGGCTGATGAGAGACGATGGTACGATAAATGGTACGATAAATGATACGATAAATGATACAATAAATGCCAAAGTGTTATCTGAAGCTTTAGGCACAAGTGTCATAACCATCAAACGAGACCTCTATGTCCTTCGTGACATGAATCTCATTCGGTATGTGGGCAGTAATAAAACAGGTCATTGGGAGGTGATTAACGAAGTTATACGTGAATCTTGAAACCAAAAGTAGGCTTATACCTTCGGAGATGGCTCGAAGATGGAAGATAGATTGAAATGAAAAGTGTGTAGAAATACGGAATTAAAAGACAAAGATAAATAACAAATAATATGAAACCAAACGAAGAGCAATTTGAGAAATTCGTGAAGGTTCTCCGCGAAATGTTCATGATTGACGATGCTGCAGATTTGGACTTCGGCATCTATAAAGTGATGCATCAGAAACAGGAGGACATTGAAAAATATCTGAAAGTAGACCTGCAGAAGAGCGTTCAGGACGAAATAGCCCAAAATGTAGGCGGACGGCGTGTTTTTGTTAAAGAAGAGCTAGAGAAAGCAAAACAGAATGCTTTGAATCTTGGTATGTCTATGAGCGACATCATGAACGTGCCTAAGATAAAGGCGCTTGCTGAAGAATTAAAAGGGCTCACTCCAACAGATGAATTGGAGAATATGACCTACGACCACCTGGCAAGGTTCTTCAGTCGCTATTATGATGATGGTGACTTTATTAGCAAACGCAGGTATAGTAGCGTCCACGATGACAGCAAGTATGCTATTCCCTACGGCGGTGAAGAGGTGATGATGTATTGGGCCAATCAAGACCAGTATTATATTAAGTCGAGTGAGTATCTGAAAAATTACTCTTTCAAGCTTGATGGCGACAAAAAGGTGGTGTTCCGTTTGGTGAATGCCACACCAGAGGATATTGGAAACAACAAGACGGATGAAGACCTGATTCGTTGTTTTGCTTTGGCTGATAGCGATGACGAAGATTTCATTTTCGCCGACGGAAGTGAACTCACTATTCGCTTCACATACGAACTGATGAAAAAGGAGCGTGACATTCAAGAAAAGCTAATCAATTCTGCAAGCACAAAGATTGTTGAACGTGTAAATACCGACTTCTCAGCTTTCAATGCATTGATGTATCATTCAAAGGCTGGTATTGATGATTCTCCGTCTATTCTTCAAAAACATTTAAAGGCTTTTGTGAAGCGAAACACCTGCGACTTTTTTATACACAAGAATCTCAAGAGATTTCTTGAAAGGGAGTTGGACTTTTATATCAAGAACGAAATCCTCCATATTGATGACATCGACTCCAGTGAACACAGGATGCGCAGTTATCTGACTCTTATAAAAACCGTAAAGCATGTCGGCTACAATATCATTTCTTTCCTTGCAGGGATTGAAAACTTCCAAAAGAAACTATGGTTGAAGAAGAAATTCGCAATTGAAAGTGAATTTTGTATTACACTCGACAGGATTCTTGACAGAATTGACGAGGCCTTGCTTGAAGAAATCACCAACAACGACGAACAGATTAAGGAATGGATAGATTTGTATGCAATCAATGAGATTGAGGTGGACATATATCACCCGCATGCTTACACAAATCCATTGACAAAGGAATTCTTGAAAGAAAATTCGTTTCTCGTACTTGACACAAAGCACTTCACAAAAGATTTTAAACATCATTTAATAGCAAGTATTGAGAACTTTGATGCACAATGTGACGGACTGTTGATTCATTCTGATAACTTCCAGGCGATAAAGTTTCTCCAAGGAAAATATTTGGAGCAAATAAAGGGAATTTTTATCGACCCGCCTTATAATACTGGTGATGACGGCTTTGTTTATAAGGATGGTTATTCTGATAGCAGCTGGCTTTCGATGCTATATGATAGGTTGGTCAATTCCAACTTGTTATTATCGAAAGACGCCTCAACCATGATTTCTATTGGTGATGAAGAACAAGAATATCTTGCTTCTTTAATTCGCCAAATGGTTGGGAAGGAATCATTCTTTGCAACTTTGGTTTGGGAGAAGAAGAAAAAAGGCAGCTTCCTTAGTGGCAATATAGCAAAAATGAAAGACTATATCCTATGTTATGCCAAAGATA
The sequence above is a segment of the Prevotella sp. E9-3 genome. Coding sequences within it:
- a CDS encoding site-specific DNA-methyltransferase — its product is MKPNEEQFEKFVKVLREMFMIDDAADLDFGIYKVMHQKQEDIEKYLKVDLQKSVQDEIAQNVGGRRVFVKEELEKAKQNALNLGMSMSDIMNVPKIKALAEELKGLTPTDELENMTYDHLARFFSRYYDDGDFISKRRYSSVHDDSKYAIPYGGEEVMMYWANQDQYYIKSSEYLKNYSFKLDGDKKVVFRLVNATPEDIGNNKTDEDLIRCFALADSDDEDFIFADGSELTIRFTYELMKKERDIQEKLINSASTKIVERVNTDFSAFNALMYHSKAGIDDSPSILQKHLKAFVKRNTCDFFIHKNLKRFLERELDFYIKNEILHIDDIDSSEHRMRSYLTLIKTVKHVGYNIISFLAGIENFQKKLWLKKKFAIESEFCITLDRILDRIDEALLEEITNNDEQIKEWIDLYAINEIEVDIYHPHAYTNPLTKEFLKENSFLVLDTKHFTKDFKHHLIASIENFDAQCDGLLIHSDNFQAIKFLQGKYLEQIKGIFIDPPYNTGDDGFVYKDGYSDSSWLSMLYDRLVNSNLLLSKDASTMISIGDEEQEYLASLIRQMVGKESFFATLVWEKKKKGSFLSGNIAKMKDYILCYAKDIKEFMGYIGEINEETETYPCVNPDNPISTRTFKAGIISKYRESTVFKPAGSIISAGNMSLKLLGDLVIRNKILQQDITIEANWRYSQSSLDGFMDENALYITQDLYIRRIVSEARRKRMKDLLLRLGEESGDDFRKFDINNVNRFGWGSNEDANEELHQILGTQYAVSYPKPSKLITLLLASTRSKAGVFADYFAGSGTTAHAVINLNREDKGQRKYILCEMGDYFDTVMKPRIKKVIYSKDWDNGKPISRQGISHCFKYITLEQYEDTLNNLVVKSNNGGLFGTYSESYLGYMLDFETRDSLFSIEKFDRPFDYKMQITRRNETCEQTVDLVETFNYLIGLYVEHEEWPDKNLCIVKGTTRDGERTLIIWRNVAEVDSEKLNTIFAGMEDKSFDRIYVNGDNNLDNLRTDADIWKVSLTEETFKHKMFEEE